One Nocardioidaceae bacterium SCSIO 66511 genomic window carries:
- a CDS encoding amino acid permease: protein MAQRTATPSAPHRIGLGQAVALYTGAVLGAGVLVLPGQAASLAGPSALLAWLFLGLLGLPLALTFAALATEYPDAGGIATYAAKAFGPNAGGVAGWFYYVAVALGHVIVPLTGGYYIAVACDQGGGFAFVAAAAILALACAANLAGLRLSARLQLAVAAGVALLLLVATLVAIPQANLDNLTPFAPHGLPGIGQAAVVLFFAFAGWEAIAHLAGEFDDVRRDLRRATLMTVVIVLVLYLGVAFAVVSTSSYGTEALDRTSVGRVLGDGIGVSAATASGVLAFVISLGTTNAFMASISRLGYALGRDGWMPSAMSRLNARAVPAASVLVVTALGAAGLIATYVAGGGAEDIVGVPAALVLVTYLIGTAAAVRLLSGRARVVAGVAFLLTAAIAPFAAGYIVVPVLVAVAALAYRWAARFRPSEPFQ from the coding sequence ATGGCCCAGCGTACGGCCACGCCGTCGGCACCACACCGAATCGGTCTCGGTCAGGCGGTCGCGCTCTACACGGGTGCGGTGCTCGGTGCGGGCGTGCTCGTCCTACCCGGTCAGGCCGCATCGCTCGCGGGCCCATCGGCATTGCTCGCCTGGCTCTTCCTCGGACTGCTCGGGCTCCCGCTGGCATTGACGTTCGCCGCGCTCGCGACCGAGTATCCCGACGCGGGTGGCATCGCTACGTACGCGGCGAAGGCGTTCGGCCCGAACGCCGGCGGCGTCGCGGGGTGGTTCTACTACGTCGCGGTTGCTCTCGGGCATGTGATCGTGCCGTTGACGGGCGGCTACTACATCGCCGTGGCGTGCGATCAGGGCGGGGGGTTCGCGTTCGTGGCGGCGGCCGCCATCCTCGCGCTCGCGTGTGCGGCCAACCTCGCGGGCCTGCGTCTCAGTGCTCGCCTGCAGCTCGCGGTCGCGGCGGGGGTTGCCCTGCTGCTGCTTGTTGCGACGCTGGTGGCGATCCCGCAGGCCAACCTCGACAACCTCACTCCGTTCGCTCCGCATGGGCTCCCAGGCATCGGTCAAGCGGCAGTCGTGCTGTTCTTCGCCTTCGCCGGCTGGGAGGCGATCGCGCACCTTGCGGGTGAGTTCGACGACGTACGCCGGGACCTGCGACGCGCGACGTTGATGACGGTCGTCATCGTGTTGGTGCTGTATCTCGGTGTGGCATTCGCAGTCGTCTCCACGTCGAGCTACGGGACGGAGGCACTCGACCGTACCTCCGTCGGGCGAGTGCTCGGCGACGGAATCGGCGTCAGTGCCGCCACTGCTTCGGGCGTGCTCGCATTTGTGATCAGCCTCGGTACGACCAACGCGTTCATGGCATCGATCTCGCGACTCGGGTACGCACTCGGTCGCGACGGGTGGATGCCGAGCGCAATGAGCCGACTCAACGCCCGAGCGGTGCCGGCCGCGAGTGTGCTCGTCGTGACTGCGCTCGGGGCAGCCGGGCTGATTGCCACGTACGTCGCCGGAGGTGGGGCGGAGGACATCGTCGGTGTCCCCGCTGCGCTGGTACTGGTCACGTACCTCATCGGCACCGCGGCCGCGGTACGCCTGCTGTCGGGGCGTGCCCGAGTCGTCGCAGGCGTCGCGTTCCTGCTCACGGCGGCCATCGCGCCGTTCGCCGCGGGCTACATCGTCGTACCGGTACTCGTGGCCGTCGCCGCGCTCGCCTACCGCTGGGCCGCACGTTTCCGCCCCTCTGAACCGTTTCAATAG
- a CDS encoding GntR family transcriptional regulator, translating into MRTSAPDRVYDHVKSAILDGSYPGGELLTEGDLADSVGCSRTPVREGLLRLQSEGFVKLFPKKGALVVPVTAEEAADVWEARALVEGWAATRAFEHGSEIADELDTLTERMREAFAAGDVTAFSETDRSFHEVIVSAAGNAVLTRLYHGLRERQVCINAKSMRASAARMEQAIADHARFVELLRGDDVDAFVVATQEHLDRARHNISERSSA; encoded by the coding sequence ATGCGTACATCTGCCCCGGATCGCGTGTACGACCACGTGAAGTCTGCAATCCTCGACGGCTCCTACCCCGGTGGCGAGCTGCTCACCGAGGGAGACCTCGCCGACTCCGTCGGCTGCTCCCGTACGCCCGTACGCGAGGGACTGCTCCGGCTGCAGAGCGAAGGGTTCGTCAAGCTCTTCCCGAAGAAGGGCGCGCTGGTCGTACCCGTGACGGCCGAAGAGGCAGCGGATGTCTGGGAAGCACGCGCCTTGGTCGAGGGGTGGGCCGCGACCCGAGCCTTCGAGCACGGATCCGAGATCGCCGACGAGCTCGACACGCTCACCGAGCGCATGCGCGAGGCCTTCGCTGCAGGCGACGTGACTGCCTTCAGCGAGACCGACCGCAGCTTCCACGAGGTGATCGTGTCGGCAGCGGGCAACGCAGTGCTCACCCGGCTCTACCACGGCCTGCGCGAACGACAGGTGTGCATCAACGCCAAGTCCATGCGCGCGTCCGCGGCACGAATGGAGCAGGCGATCGCCGACCACGCTCGCTTCGTCGAGCTACTTCGTGGAGACGACGTCGACGCGTTCGTCGTCGCCACCCAGGAGCACCTCGACCGCGCCCGCCACAACATCAGTGAGCGTTCGAGCGCATGA
- a CDS encoding Lrp/AsnC family transcriptional regulator has protein sequence MRHLDDVDRTLLDLLAQDGRTTVRALAREIEMSEPAVRDRILRLERDDVIGGYHADLAPEAVGGGTAAYVSLRFGPDDAKAQVNTALEKERCVLEVHEVAGDDCYLVKVRVATTADLADTLDRLRAIPSVHSTSTTIVLKTIFERPLTVAFEPGD, from the coding sequence ATGCGCCATCTGGATGATGTTGACCGAACGCTGCTGGACCTGCTCGCGCAGGATGGTCGCACGACCGTACGAGCGCTCGCCCGCGAGATCGAGATGTCGGAGCCGGCCGTCCGTGATCGGATTCTGCGGCTCGAGCGAGACGATGTGATCGGCGGATACCATGCAGACCTCGCGCCCGAGGCTGTCGGCGGCGGAACCGCGGCGTACGTGTCGTTGCGTTTCGGCCCCGACGACGCCAAGGCGCAGGTCAATACCGCGCTGGAGAAGGAGCGCTGCGTCCTCGAGGTGCATGAGGTCGCCGGTGACGACTGCTATCTGGTGAAGGTCCGCGTCGCAACGACCGCGGATCTCGCAGATACGCTCGACCGACTTCGCGCGATCCCGTCGGTGCACAGTACGAGTACGACGATCGTGTTGAAGACCATTTTCGAGCGGCCGCTGACAGTGGCGTTCGAGCCTGGTGACTGA